In one window of Gopherus evgoodei ecotype Sinaloan lineage chromosome 9, rGopEvg1_v1.p, whole genome shotgun sequence DNA:
- the LOC115657818 gene encoding uncharacterized protein C2orf72 homolog, with the protein MESELLGEMPGCSLAEPVHWQFLTLLDTVGRRNGQVLVMEMDDIHEAAPLVQMDFAQELFRGINLKTKLHRKKEIKEEEQEVQPQLVFMLWQAATLRQLMQWEHLDETLWNLRNLFPCMPAALVLVMIQSDLQHQQVEPEQAAGALRRMQCLLDGGFQELVVEAAVYSPGQPDGTLEVKRAACRALREVLKGQEEMSPQDPITIRLGLGVCNTGYERRYEDRLH; encoded by the exons ATGGAGTCGGAGCTGCTAGGGGAGATGCCTGGGTGCTCCCTGGCAGAGCCAGTGCACTGGCAGTTCCTGACTCTGCTGGACACGGTGGGCAGGCGGAATGGACAGGTGCTAGTGATGGAGATGGATGATATACATGAAGCAGCTCCGCTTGTGCAGATGGACTTTGCCCAGGAGCTCTTCAGAGGCATCAACCTAAAGACCAAACTCCACCGGAAGAAGGAAATCAAGGAGGAAGAGCAGGAGGTGCAACCGCAGCTGGTCTTCATGCTCTGGCAAGCTGCCACGCTCAGGCAGCTCATGCAGTGGGAACACCTGGATGAAACACTCTGGAACTTACGGAATCTCTTTCCCTGCATGCCAGCTGCTCTTGTACTGGTGATGATCCAGTCAGATCTGCAGCACCAGCAGGTGGAACCAGAACAGGCAGCAGGGGCACTAAGGAGAATGCAGTGCTTGCTGGATGGTGGCTTCCAAGAACTGGTGGTGGAAGCAGCCGTTTACAGCCCAGGCCAACCAGATGGGACCCTGGAGGTCaagagagctgcctgcagagccctGAGAGAAGTTCTGAAGGGCCAAGAAG AAATGAGTCCCCAGGATCCAATTACCATCCGGCTCGGCTTGGGGGTGTGCAACACAGGATACGAAAGACGGTATGAGGACAGGCTCCATTAG